GGTGGTGCGCGTGGTCGCCGTGCGCCTCCGCCTCCACGCCCGTGTCGAGCAGGCGGAACCCGTCCTCGGTCGAGACGAACGCGTGCTGGCCGTCCCCTGCGGCGTTGACGCGTGTGAAGCCCGCGGCGGGCAGGGCGCCCACGGGCTCCAGGGTGTCGCGCTCCAGCACGAGCACCTCGTCCTCGGTCGTCACCACGAGCCGGGGCCCGGAGACCTCACGGCCCTCGTGCTCGTCGGCCTCCTCGGGACTGCCCGAACCGGCCTCACCGCACGCGGCCAGCACCGAGCCCGCCACCAGCACCGCCAGGGCGAGGCGCCCCTGTCGCCATCTCGTCATCGTCAGCTCCTTTTGAGAATGAATGTCATTCCCATTAGAACACGACGACGCGGCCCCACTCCGCTAGGGCATCGGGAGAGGGAGTCAGCGCAGGATGAGGTCGAGCCCGCGGGCGAAGGAGGCGTCGAGGTCGGGATCCTCGGCGAGGATGCCGATCTGCGCGGCCTGGCGGTGCATCTGGGTGGCCTGGGTGTGGCCGAACACGTAGAGCAACAGGGTGCGGGCGAGGTCGGGCGTCGTGAGCTCCGCCAGCTCGTTCTCGATGCGCGAGTCGCCGAGCCGGAAGGCCGAGGCGGTGGCCACCACGTCGGCCCCGTCGCGCACGGCCAGCATCGCCTCGCGCAACGCGTGGGCCGCCTTCGCGGGGTCGTCACCGACCTCGACACCGGCCACGATCCGGTCGGCCATCAGGGCCAGCAGCGTCTGCTTGTCCGGAACGTGGTGATAGAGCGCGCTGGGCTGCACCCCGAGCTCGCTCGCGACGCGTCGCATCGAGCAGAACTCGAGGCCGAACGCATCGAGCACGCGCAGCGCGCCGGAGACCACGTCATCACGGGTGTTGGCCATGACGCCACCTTATCGGCTAGCCTGAACACCGTTCAGGTGAACACCGTTCAGGAGACGACATGACCACGACCACCAGCACCCGCCGCCGCCTCACCGGCACCGACCTCGCGCTCATCGCGGCCTTCGCGGCACTCATCGCCGCGTGCGCGCTGCTCCCGGCGATCAACGTGGGTGCCGGCATCGTGCCGATCACCCTGCAGACCTTCGCCGTCCTGCTCTCCGGCGCCGTGCTGGGCGCCAAGCGCGGCTTCCTGGCGGTCCTGCTCTACCTCGCGATGGGCGCGGCGGGCCTTCCGGTCTTCTCGGGCGGAGCCGCCGGGCTCGCCGTATTCGCCGGCCCCACGATGGGCTACCTCATCGGCTTCCCGTTCGCCGCCGCGCTGTGCGGGTTCATCGTCGAGCGCCTGCCGCGCGACAAGATCGCGACGAGCATCCCGCTGATCTTCCTCGCCGGCCTCTTCTCCAGCGCCGTGCTGATCCACACCCTGGGCATCCTGGGCCTGGTCTGGCGCGCCGACATGAGCCTGGAGGCTGCGTTCAAGGTCGATGTCGTGTTCTGGCCCGGCGACGTCATCAAGAACCTCGCCATGGCCACGGTCGCCACCGCCGTGCACCGCGCGTTCCCCGACCTGCTCCCCGCACGCCGTAAGTGATCGAGCTCGTCGAGGCCGCCGTCGAGGGGCGGCTGGCGCCGACCTCCGTCCGGCTCACCGAGCGACGGGTCGCGATCATCGGCTCGAACGGCTCGGGCAAGTCCACCCTCGCCCGGCTCGTCAACGGACTCGTCGAGCCGACGAGTGGGCACGTGGCGCTCGACGGCCTCGACACGCGCCGCGACGGACGTGAGGTCCGCAGGCGCGTCGGCTTCGTCTTCACCGACCCGTCGGCCCAGCTGGTCATGCCGACGGTGGCCGAGGACGTCGCGCTCTCGCTGCGCAAGCGCCACCGCGACAAGGCCGAGCGCGAGCGGGCCGTCACGGCGGTGCTCGAGCGCTTCGGACTGGCCGATCTCGCGCTGCGCAGCGTGCACGCGCTCTCGGGCGGCCAGCGCCAGCTGCTCGCGATCGCCACCGTCCTGGCGACCGATCCCGACGTCCTCGTCGCCGACGAGCCGACCACCCTCCTCGACCTGGCCAACACCCGCCGCGTCGGTGAGGTGCTGCTGGGCCTGCCCCAGCAGCTCGTCCTGGTGACCCACGACCTCGACCTCGCCGCGCAGTGCGACCGGGCCCTGGTCGTGCACGAGGGCCGGGTGGCGTTCGACGGGCCGGCCTCGGCGGCGGTCGACCACTACCGGGCGCTCGTGTCGTGAGCACTCCTCTGGGGCTGTACCAGCCGGGGACCTCCCCGCTGCACCGGCTGTCCCCCGGACCGAAGCTGGTCGGCCTGTTCCTGCTCGCCATCGCGGTCCTGGTCACCAAGGGGCCGTGGACGGGCGTGGGATTCGTCCTGCTCACGATCGCGCTGGCCGCACTCGGGAGCCTGTCGCCGGGCTCCGTCCTGCGGGCGCTGCGGCCGTTCCTCGTCGTGGCGGTCCTGCTGCTGGCCTTCAACGCCTGGCAGAACGGGTGGCCGCGCGCCGTCGAGGTGGTCGCCGACCTGACGGCCCTGATCCTGGCCGCCACGGTGCTGACCGCCACCACGGCCGTGAACGACCTGCTGGACACGATCGTGCGCTCCCTGGGACCGTTCCGCCGCCTCGGCGTCGACCCCGACCGCGTGGGCCTGACGTTCTCCCTCATGCTGCGCGCGCTTCCCGGCACGATCGAGCTGGCAGCCGAGACCCGCGACGCCGCCCGGGCTCGCGGCCTCGACCGCAGCATCCGGGCCCGCACGATCCCGCTCGTCCTGCGCGTGGTCGCGCGTGCCCGCGACACCGGGGACGCGCTGCATGCCCGTGGGGTGCTCGACTGACCGTCCGGTCCTCCGGCGCGACATCCCGCAGAGTGACTAGGCTCACTCCCATGGCGCGCGCACTGCGGACGCTGGTGGTCGACGACGAGCAACCGGTGCTGGACGAGTTGGTCTGGCTGCTCGGCCGCGACGACCGGATCGGCACGATCGACACGGCTCGGTCCGGGACCGAGGCCCTGCGCCGACTCGACGCCGGCGACATCGACCTGCTGTTCCTCGACATCGCGATGCCCGGACTCACCGGCATCGACATCGCGCGCCTGCTCGGCCGGTTCAAGTCGCCCCCGCAGATCATCTTCGTCACGGCGCACGACGCCCACGCCGTGGAGGCCTTCGACCTCAACGCCGTGGACTACCTGCTCAAGCCGATCCGCGAGGAGCGCCTGCGCGAGAGCGTGCGCCGCGCCGTGGCCGACTCCGACCCCGGGGGCGCCGACTCCGACGACACGATCGCGGTCGAGCTGGCCGGGGTCACCCGGTTCGTGTCGCGCTCCAAGGTCACCCACGCCGAGGCCCAGGGCGACTACGTCCGGCTGCACACGCTGGACGGCGCCAGCCACCTCATCCGCACGCCGCTGACCTCGCTCGCCGAGGACTGGGCCGACGCCGGCTTCCTGCGCATCCACCGCAGCATCGCGGTGAACCGCGCCCACATCCTCGAGGTTCGGATGTCCTCCGGCCGGGCCAGCGTGGTGGTCCCGGCGGCCGGCGGCACCACCACCGAGCTGCAGGTCGCGCGGCGCCACACCCGCGCCCTGCGCGAGCTGATCGGCGAGCACACGCCGTGACCGAGGAGCCACGGGAGTCCGGCCGGGTCCGGATCACCAGCCCCCTCTCGAGCGCTCCGGCGCACGTCCGCAGCACGGTGGGCCAGGAGATCGACGAGGCCACCGGCGTCGGCGAGGTCTACATGCAGTCGCTCATCCGGTCGCAGCTGCGCGCGGCCGCGACCGTGACGATCACGCTGCTGCTCACCGTCGTGAGCCTGCCGCTGGTCTTCTCCTGGGTACCCGGCCTCAACGACAGCCGCGTCCTCGGCATCCCGGTGCCGTGGCTCGTGCTCGGCGGCGGCGTCCATGCGGGCCTGATCCTGCTCGGCTGGCTTTACGTGCGTCACGTCGAGCGCGTCGAGCGGCTCTTCGCCCTGCTGGTCGAACCGGGCGACACCCTGTCATGAGCCCCACCTGGGGGATCGTCGCGGTCGCGCTCGTCTCGATCGCCACCCTCGCGATCGGCGCGTTCGGGCTGCGGATCAGCCGCACCACGAGCGACTTCTACGTCGCGTCCCGCTCGGTCTCCCCGGCACTGAACGGCTCGGCGATCAGCGGCGAGTACCTCTCGGCGGCCTCGTACCTGGGGATCGCGGGCCTCGTCCTGGTCAACGGCGCGGACATGCTCTGGTACTCCATCGGCTGGACGTCGGGGTACCTGCTCCTGCTGGTGTTCGTGGCGGCTCCCCTGCGCCGCTCGGGGGCCTACACGATCCCCGACTTCGCCCAGGTGCGGCTGCAGTCGGTGGCGGTGCGCCGGGTCTCGACCGCCCTCGTCGTGGCGGTCGGCTGGCTCTACCTGCTGCCGCAGTTCCAGGGCGCCGGCCTGACCCTGGAGGCCGTGCTGGCCGCCCCGCGCTGGGTCGGCACCGTGCTGGTGGCCGTCATCGTGACGCTCAACGTCGTGCTCGGCGGGATGCGCTCGATCACCTTCGTCCAGGC
This genomic interval from Aeromicrobium choanae contains the following:
- a CDS encoding energy-coupling factor ABC transporter ATP-binding protein encodes the protein MIELVEAAVEGRLAPTSVRLTERRVAIIGSNGSGKSTLARLVNGLVEPTSGHVALDGLDTRRDGREVRRRVGFVFTDPSAQLVMPTVAEDVALSLRKRHRDKAERERAVTAVLERFGLADLALRSVHALSGGQRQLLAIATVLATDPDVLVADEPTTLLDLANTRRVGEVLLGLPQQLVLVTHDLDLAAQCDRALVVHEGRVAFDGPASAAVDHYRALVS
- a CDS encoding DUF485 domain-containing protein, with translation MTEEPRESGRVRITSPLSSAPAHVRSTVGQEIDEATGVGEVYMQSLIRSQLRAAATVTITLLLTVVSLPLVFSWVPGLNDSRVLGIPVPWLVLGGGVHAGLILLGWLYVRHVERVERLFALLVEPGDTLS
- a CDS encoding biotin transporter BioY produces the protein MTTTTSTRRRLTGTDLALIAAFAALIAACALLPAINVGAGIVPITLQTFAVLLSGAVLGAKRGFLAVLLYLAMGAAGLPVFSGGAAGLAVFAGPTMGYLIGFPFAAALCGFIVERLPRDKIATSIPLIFLAGLFSSAVLIHTLGILGLVWRADMSLEAAFKVDVVFWPGDVIKNLAMATVATAVHRAFPDLLPARRK
- a CDS encoding LytR/AlgR family response regulator transcription factor; amino-acid sequence: MARALRTLVVDDEQPVLDELVWLLGRDDRIGTIDTARSGTEALRRLDAGDIDLLFLDIAMPGLTGIDIARLLGRFKSPPQIIFVTAHDAHAVEAFDLNAVDYLLKPIREERLRESVRRAVADSDPGGADSDDTIAVELAGVTRFVSRSKVTHAEAQGDYVRLHTLDGASHLIRTPLTSLAEDWADAGFLRIHRSIAVNRAHILEVRMSSGRASVVVPAAGGTTTELQVARRHTRALRELIGEHTP
- a CDS encoding energy-coupling factor transporter transmembrane component T family protein, encoding MSTPLGLYQPGTSPLHRLSPGPKLVGLFLLAIAVLVTKGPWTGVGFVLLTIALAALGSLSPGSVLRALRPFLVVAVLLLAFNAWQNGWPRAVEVVADLTALILAATVLTATTAVNDLLDTIVRSLGPFRRLGVDPDRVGLTFSLMLRALPGTIELAAETRDAARARGLDRSIRARTIPLVLRVVARARDTGDALHARGVLD
- a CDS encoding TetR/AcrR family transcriptional regulator — protein: MANTRDDVVSGALRVLDAFGLEFCSMRRVASELGVQPSALYHHVPDKQTLLALMADRIVAGVEVGDDPAKAAHALREAMLAVRDGADVVATASAFRLGDSRIENELAELTTPDLARTLLLYVFGHTQATQMHRQAAQIGILAEDPDLDASFARGLDLILR